One Serinicoccus chungangensis genomic window carries:
- a CDS encoding AAA family ATPase has protein sequence MSTGTVRDAVEVLARVGREAGLDERAARAEGQVIAAAVLEQPGPSSAHTLWAGAFEQPASDFFGAVPRGRRYASIPTPLLSTLVAERSPRAAGYAQALADVATAACALPGAGQLSVGKATSVGRTQLAAAGVAPAHGAGTATEGLTPPSGGAVPSGAGGAPLDAGQLQTWSSELLRRAQEQSARLGELLGQPRSTPGHGPDQPAVTPGGGAGQDVGPPSVGPPPPAAPPAGEPEHAGTEGQPEEPEAEAEPERSVEELLAELDELIGLERVKAEIHRQVAVLKMDARRQEAGLKVATLTRHLVFVGNPGTGKTTVARLVGGIYRALGLLSKGQLVEVDRSELVAGYLGQTAAKTAEVVGSAHGGVIFIDEAYSLGGDQYGKEAIDTLVKEMEDHRDDLVVIVAGYPDPMADFIATNPGLESRFRTIIDFADYTDDELAAILQHLAAQMDYDLSGPALTRFTEILAATPRGPSFGNGRFARNLLEAAIGRHAWRLRDEEGASVEELRTLQQEDFEDRDAVDLSVAADGTGEGAPDPVAPDGEQEDVDAHHDSPLPTTDDGQGRA, from the coding sequence ATGAGCACGGGCACGGTGCGTGACGCGGTCGAGGTGCTCGCCCGCGTCGGCAGGGAGGCGGGCCTGGACGAGCGCGCGGCACGAGCGGAGGGGCAGGTCATCGCCGCCGCGGTGCTGGAGCAGCCCGGGCCGAGCAGTGCGCACACGCTGTGGGCGGGGGCGTTCGAGCAACCGGCGAGCGACTTCTTCGGCGCGGTCCCCCGGGGCCGCAGGTATGCCTCCATCCCCACCCCGCTGCTCTCGACGCTCGTCGCGGAGCGCAGCCCGCGCGCCGCGGGCTACGCGCAGGCGCTCGCGGACGTCGCGACGGCGGCCTGCGCCCTGCCGGGAGCAGGTCAGCTCAGCGTCGGCAAGGCGACCTCGGTGGGACGCACCCAGCTGGCGGCCGCCGGCGTGGCGCCGGCCCACGGGGCGGGGACGGCGACGGAGGGGCTCACCCCGCCCTCCGGCGGAGCGGTCCCGTCGGGTGCCGGGGGTGCGCCCCTCGACGCGGGCCAGCTCCAGACGTGGTCCAGCGAGCTGCTGCGGCGCGCGCAGGAGCAGTCCGCGCGGCTGGGCGAGCTCCTGGGGCAGCCACGATCGACGCCGGGGCACGGCCCGGACCAGCCGGCGGTGACGCCGGGCGGGGGCGCCGGGCAGGACGTGGGCCCGCCGTCGGTGGGCCCGCCCCCGCCGGCTGCGCCGCCGGCGGGCGAGCCGGAGCACGCCGGGACCGAGGGGCAGCCGGAGGAGCCGGAGGCCGAGGCCGAGCCGGAGCGCTCGGTGGAGGAGCTGCTCGCCGAGCTGGACGAGCTCATCGGGCTGGAGCGGGTCAAGGCCGAGATCCACCGGCAGGTCGCGGTGCTCAAGATGGACGCGCGACGGCAGGAGGCAGGCCTCAAGGTCGCCACGCTCACCCGGCACCTGGTCTTCGTGGGCAACCCGGGGACCGGGAAGACCACCGTGGCCCGGCTGGTCGGCGGCATCTACCGCGCGCTCGGCCTGCTGAGCAAGGGGCAGCTCGTCGAGGTCGACCGCAGCGAGCTGGTGGCGGGCTACCTGGGCCAGACCGCTGCCAAGACCGCCGAGGTGGTGGGCAGCGCCCACGGCGGCGTCATCTTCATCGACGAGGCCTACAGCCTGGGCGGGGACCAGTACGGCAAGGAGGCCATCGACACCCTCGTCAAGGAGATGGAGGACCACCGCGACGACCTGGTGGTCATCGTCGCGGGCTACCCCGACCCGATGGCCGACTTCATCGCGACCAACCCGGGCCTGGAGAGCCGCTTCCGCACCATCATCGACTTCGCCGACTACACCGACGACGAGCTCGCCGCCATCCTGCAGCACCTCGCCGCGCAGATGGACTACGACCTGAGCGGGCCGGCCCTCACCCGGTTCACCGAGATCCTGGCGGCCACGCCGAGGGGGCCGAGCTTCGGCAACGGCCGGTTCGCGCGCAACCTGCTGGAGGCGGCCATCGGGCGGCACGCCTGGCGGCTGCGCGACGAGGAGGGTGCGTCGGTGGAGGAGCTGCGCACCCTGCAGCAGGAGGACTTCGAGGACCGCGACGCCGTCGACCTGTCCGTCGCGGCGGACGGGACGGGCGAGGGGGCGCCAGATCCGGTGGCCCCCGACGGCGAGCAGGAGGACGTCGACGCCCACCACGACAGCCCGCTGCCGACGACCGACGACGGGCAGGGCCGGGCGTGA
- a CDS encoding toxic anion resistance protein, which produces MTDQPQPLAAPEPQADPLVLTAPSPSEPVAQTAAPRMAPQVDPEAMPALDAKVEAYLAGLTGTETRSPEFAQRAADVRTMGDADIRAAAETSNRLLKSPVRAIQQGGVSKESKVAQTLTELRHTVEDLDPAQATGVRKWFERLPFSDRLTTYFQKYESAEKHLDAILHALRSGQDELAKDNAALNLEKQQLWESMGRLNQYVYIAEQLDAKVAATIAELDTSDPDRAKAMREDVLFYVRQKHQDLLTQLAVSIQNYLAIDIVMKNNIELIKGVDRASTTTVSALRTAVLVAQALNNQRLVLDQITALNQTTSQMIQSTSELLRDNSVAIQEQAASSTLGLEQLQAAFTNIYATMDAIDEFRVQALDGMSQTIGVLEGEVEKSRTYLDRARRTDGRLAGGQLDLDGGRPGGTLSSGPR; this is translated from the coding sequence ATGACCGACCAGCCGCAGCCGCTCGCCGCGCCGGAGCCCCAGGCGGACCCCCTGGTGCTCACCGCCCCCTCCCCGTCCGAGCCGGTCGCCCAGACGGCGGCCCCGCGCATGGCGCCCCAGGTCGACCCGGAGGCCATGCCGGCCCTCGACGCCAAGGTGGAGGCATACCTCGCGGGCCTGACCGGGACCGAGACCCGGTCGCCGGAGTTCGCGCAGCGTGCCGCCGACGTGCGGACCATGGGCGACGCCGACATCCGGGCCGCGGCCGAGACCTCCAACCGCCTGCTCAAGTCCCCCGTCCGGGCCATCCAGCAGGGGGGTGTGTCCAAGGAGTCCAAGGTGGCGCAGACCCTCACCGAGCTGCGGCACACCGTCGAGGACCTCGACCCGGCGCAGGCGACCGGGGTGAGGAAGTGGTTCGAGCGGCTCCCCTTCTCGGACCGCCTGACCACGTACTTCCAGAAGTACGAGTCGGCCGAGAAGCACCTCGACGCGATCCTGCACGCCCTGCGCAGCGGCCAGGACGAGCTGGCCAAGGACAACGCGGCGCTCAACCTGGAGAAGCAGCAGCTGTGGGAGTCGATGGGCCGGCTCAACCAGTACGTCTACATCGCCGAGCAGCTGGACGCCAAGGTCGCGGCGACCATCGCCGAGCTCGACACCAGCGACCCGGACCGCGCCAAGGCGATGCGGGAGGACGTGCTCTTCTACGTCCGGCAGAAGCACCAGGACCTGCTCACCCAGCTCGCGGTGTCGATCCAGAACTACCTGGCCATCGACATCGTCATGAAGAACAACATCGAGCTCATCAAGGGCGTCGACCGGGCCTCGACCACCACGGTGTCGGCGCTGCGCACGGCGGTCCTGGTGGCGCAGGCGCTCAACAACCAGAGGCTCGTGCTCGACCAGATCACGGCGCTCAACCAGACCACCTCGCAGATGATCCAGAGCACCAGCGAGCTGCTGCGGGACAACTCGGTGGCCATCCAGGAGCAGGCGGCCTCCTCCACGCTGGGGCTGGAGCAGCTGCAGGCGGCGTTCACCAACATCTACGCCACCATGGACGCGATCGACGAGTTCCGGGTCCAGGCCCTGGACGGCATGTCCCAGACCATCGGGGTGCTCGAGGGGGAGGTCGAGAAGTCCCGCACCTACCTCGACCGGGCGCGCCGGACCGACGGCCGGCTGGCCGGTGGGCAGCTGGACCTGGACGGCGGCCGGCCGGGCGGGACGCTGTCGTCGGGACCGCGCTGA
- a CDS encoding DUF1905 domain-containing protein encodes MSEAPDLEFTGAVVEWREPAPFHFLVTPPEESEWLTEVMREVTYGWGMVPVRGRVGGTDFTTSLWPRRGAFWVPLKDAVRRAEGIELGDTVTVGLTIRT; translated from the coding sequence ATGAGCGAGGCCCCGGACCTGGAGTTCACCGGCGCGGTGGTCGAGTGGCGTGAGCCGGCCCCCTTCCACTTCCTCGTCACCCCGCCGGAGGAGAGCGAGTGGCTCACCGAGGTGATGCGCGAGGTCACCTACGGGTGGGGGATGGTGCCGGTCCGCGGCCGGGTGGGCGGGACCGACTTCACGACCTCGCTGTGGCCCCGGCGGGGGGCCTTCTGGGTGCCGCTCAAGGACGCCGTCCGACGCGCCGAGGGCATCGAGCTCGGCGACACGGTGACAGTAGGGCTGACGATCCGCACCTGA
- a CDS encoding NAD(P)/FAD-dependent oxidoreductase, translating to MHPERRQVELAGGDLLDYDWLVIASGTVPRPDLVPGMADGALWRDAVHEFYTHEGATALRDALAGFDSGRLLVHVSEMPIKCPVAPLEFAFLAEDHYRRRRIRHQVDITYVTPLDVAFTKPVASAELGGLLEDRSIRLAADFAVERIDNERRRLVAYDGRELPFDLLVTVPPHTGQQFVVDSGLGDDAGFVPVDRHTLRSLEHERIFVLGDASDIPTSKAGSVAHFATELFVDNFLAAVAGRPLPNSFDGHANCFVESGRGQALLLDFNYDTQPLKGAFPVPVAGPMRLLTPSRANHLGKLAFEQLYWKVLLPGHRLPVSAHLSMAGKKPPKEH from the coding sequence GTGCATCCGGAGCGGCGGCAGGTGGAGCTCGCGGGCGGCGACCTGCTCGACTACGACTGGCTGGTCATCGCCAGCGGCACCGTGCCCCGCCCCGACCTGGTGCCCGGGATGGCCGACGGGGCGCTGTGGCGCGACGCGGTGCACGAGTTCTACACCCACGAGGGCGCCACCGCGCTGAGGGACGCGCTCGCCGGCTTCGACTCCGGTCGGCTGCTCGTCCACGTGAGCGAGATGCCCATCAAGTGCCCGGTCGCGCCGCTGGAGTTCGCGTTCCTGGCCGAGGACCACTACCGCCGGCGCCGGATCCGGCACCAGGTGGACATCACCTACGTCACCCCGTTGGACGTCGCCTTCACCAAGCCGGTCGCCTCCGCCGAGCTCGGTGGCCTGCTCGAGGACCGCAGCATCCGCCTCGCCGCCGACTTCGCCGTCGAGCGGATCGACAACGAGCGTCGACGGCTGGTCGCCTACGACGGCCGGGAGCTGCCCTTCGACCTGCTCGTGACGGTGCCGCCGCACACCGGCCAGCAGTTCGTCGTCGACTCGGGGCTCGGCGACGACGCCGGGTTCGTCCCGGTGGACCGGCACACGCTGCGCAGCCTGGAGCACGAGCGGATCTTCGTCCTCGGCGACGCGAGCGACATACCGACCTCCAAGGCGGGGTCGGTGGCGCACTTCGCCACCGAGCTGTTCGTCGACAACTTCCTGGCCGCCGTCGCGGGTCGGCCGCTGCCGAACTCCTTCGACGGGCACGCCAACTGCTTCGTCGAGTCCGGCCGTGGGCAGGCGCTGCTGCTCGACTTCAACTACGACACCCAACCCCTCAAGGGCGCCTTCCCGGTGCCCGTCGCCGGACCGATGCGGCTGCTCACCCCCTCGCGCGCCAACCACCTCGGCAAGCTCGCCTTCGAGCAGCTCTACTGGAAGGTGCTGCTGCCCGGCCACCGGCTCCCCGTCTCCGCCCACCTGTCGATGGCCGGCAAGAAGCCGCCGAAGGAGCACTGA
- a CDS encoding TusE/DsrC/DsvC family sulfur relay protein: protein MPTNTLHGRSFAVDEEGFLTDRDQWSEELATELAALIGIELDEEHLAPLRFMREDAARTGVTPTLRRMQTVGGFDIKALFGLFPGKPAKKMAWLAGLRKPVGCV from the coding sequence ATGCCCACCAACACCCTGCACGGACGCTCCTTCGCCGTCGACGAGGAAGGCTTCCTCACCGACCGCGACCAGTGGAGCGAGGAGCTCGCGACCGAGCTCGCCGCCCTCATCGGGATCGAGCTCGACGAGGAGCACCTGGCCCCGCTGCGCTTCATGCGCGAGGACGCCGCCCGGACCGGCGTCACGCCCACCCTCCGGCGGATGCAGACCGTCGGGGGCTTCGACATCAAGGCCCTCTTTGGGCTCTTCCCCGGCAAGCCGGCCAAGAAGATGGCGTGGCTGGCCGGTCTCCGCAAACCCGTCGGCTGCGTCTAG
- a CDS encoding DsrE/DsrF/DrsH-like family protein — protein sequence MTTTTSTLPEGFILPDFGDAPRTTRTVQTGEATAVTTTTSYDGPRKMAFICSKGNLDMAYPALIMGNAALGEGVEVHLFFTFWGLDIINTKTNDKLRFTLAGNTAMHLDDLGRVRPGLEHASVPQALGNLPGMTGMATRMLKRQMAEQDIPTVPEFLDLLQASGAHLYACRLSFDMAKMLEADLHPGVEGVISAGDFIEIAQGAQIVFV from the coding sequence GTGACCACGACCACCAGCACCTTGCCGGAGGGCTTCATCCTCCCCGACTTCGGCGACGCGCCCCGGACGACCCGGACGGTGCAGACCGGCGAGGCCACCGCGGTGACCACGACGACGAGCTACGACGGCCCGCGCAAGATGGCCTTCATCTGCTCCAAGGGCAACCTCGACATGGCCTACCCCGCGCTCATCATGGGCAACGCCGCCCTGGGCGAGGGGGTCGAGGTCCACCTCTTCTTCACCTTCTGGGGCCTGGACATCATCAACACGAAGACCAACGACAAGCTGCGCTTCACCCTGGCCGGCAACACCGCCATGCACCTCGACGACCTCGGCCGGGTCCGGCCGGGCCTGGAGCACGCGTCCGTGCCGCAGGCGCTCGGCAACCTGCCCGGGATGACCGGCATGGCCACCCGCATGCTCAAGCGGCAGATGGCCGAGCAGGACATCCCGACGGTGCCGGAGTTCCTCGACCTCCTGCAGGCATCCGGCGCCCACCTGTACGCCTGCCGGCTCAGCTTCGACATGGCCAAGATGCTCGAGGCCGACCTGCACCCCGGTGTCGAGGGGGTCATCAGCGCCGGCGACTTCATCGAGATCGCCCAGGGCGCCCAGATCGTCTTCGTCTGA
- a CDS encoding aminotransferase class V-fold PLP-dependent enzyme translates to MTTQSPAPPTTPTGPGDHPLLRRIRESVIGEDHVMSTPYGRRRVTYADYTASGRALTFIEDAIRDVVLPGYANTHTESSGTGLQTTRLREDARAAIHEALGGDEDTVVLFTGSGCTGAIAKLVGVLGLRIPSALEDAHQLSAHIPAADRPVVLIGPFEHHSNEIPWRESIADVVQVAMDADGHIDTGDLRETLRRHADRPLVIGSFSAASNVTGIITDTHAVTEVLHEHGALAFWDFAAAGPYVDIEMSAPAGRPRAYKDAVFLSPHKFIGGPSTPGVLAARRELFANRVPDVPGGGTVAYVNPAEHSYLADPEHREEGGTPAIVEAIRAGLVFRLKEAVGVDTIRAREDEFLDRAVRAWSAEPDLQLLGNLDAERLSILSFVVRGRQRPYLHHNYVVALLNDLFGIQARGGCSCAGPYGHTLLGIDTDRSHAFQERITSGCEGIKPGWVRVNFNYFISDTAADYVIEAVRMVARDGWRLLGDYRFDVMTGLWRHRAGLVEPPVRLSDISFGADGAVTLPRPGPTGGEELLAEHLEDARRILAEAPDRPLPEAADEHAGGAPELRWFDLPEVCLR, encoded by the coding sequence ATGACCACGCAGAGCCCGGCGCCGCCGACCACGCCGACGGGTCCCGGCGACCACCCGCTGCTGCGCCGGATCCGGGAGTCGGTCATCGGCGAGGACCACGTGATGAGCACGCCCTACGGCCGGCGCCGGGTCACCTACGCCGACTACACGGCCTCGGGTCGTGCCCTCACCTTCATCGAGGACGCCATCCGCGACGTCGTCCTCCCCGGCTACGCCAACACGCACACCGAGTCCAGCGGCACCGGGCTGCAGACCACGCGGCTGCGCGAGGACGCCCGGGCCGCGATCCACGAGGCGCTCGGCGGCGACGAGGACACCGTGGTGCTCTTCACCGGCTCGGGGTGCACCGGTGCGATCGCCAAGCTCGTGGGGGTCCTCGGGCTCCGCATCCCGTCAGCCCTGGAGGACGCCCACCAGCTCTCGGCGCACATCCCCGCCGCCGACCGCCCGGTCGTCCTCATCGGGCCGTTCGAGCACCACAGCAACGAGATCCCGTGGCGGGAGAGCATCGCCGACGTCGTGCAGGTGGCCATGGACGCCGACGGGCACATCGACACCGGCGACCTGCGCGAGACCCTGCGCCGGCATGCCGACCGCCCCCTCGTCATCGGGTCCTTCTCGGCCGCGTCCAACGTGACCGGCATCATCACGGACACCCATGCCGTCACCGAGGTGCTGCACGAGCACGGGGCGCTGGCGTTCTGGGACTTCGCCGCGGCCGGGCCCTACGTCGACATCGAGATGAGCGCCCCCGCCGGACGGCCCCGGGCCTACAAGGACGCGGTCTTCCTCTCCCCGCACAAGTTCATCGGTGGCCCGTCGACCCCGGGTGTGCTCGCCGCCCGCCGCGAGCTCTTCGCCAACCGGGTGCCGGACGTGCCGGGCGGCGGCACGGTCGCCTACGTCAACCCGGCCGAGCACTCCTACCTCGCCGACCCCGAGCACCGGGAGGAGGGCGGCACGCCCGCCATCGTCGAGGCGATCCGGGCCGGTCTCGTCTTCCGGCTCAAGGAGGCGGTCGGCGTCGACACCATCCGGGCCCGCGAGGACGAGTTCCTCGACCGGGCGGTGCGCGCGTGGTCGGCCGAGCCCGACCTGCAGCTGCTCGGCAACCTCGACGCCGAGCGGCTGTCGATCCTGTCCTTCGTGGTCCGGGGCCGCCAGCGGCCCTACCTGCACCACAACTACGTGGTCGCCCTGCTCAACGACCTCTTCGGGATCCAGGCGCGGGGCGGCTGCTCCTGCGCGGGGCCCTACGGGCATACCCTCCTGGGCATCGACACCGACCGCTCGCACGCCTTCCAGGAGCGGATCACCAGCGGCTGCGAGGGCATCAAGCCGGGCTGGGTGCGGGTCAACTTCAACTACTTCATCTCCGACACCGCGGCGGACTACGTCATCGAGGCGGTGCGCATGGTCGCCCGCGACGGCTGGCGGCTGCTCGGGGACTACCGCTTCGACGTCATGACCGGCCTCTGGCGGCACCGCGCGGGGCTGGTGGAACCACCGGTGCGGCTGTCCGACATCAGCTTCGGGGCCGACGGGGCGGTCACGCTCCCCCGGCCCGGCCCGACCGGGGGCGAGGAGCTGCTCGCCGAGCACCTCGAGGACGCGCGCCGCATCCTCGCCGAGGCTCCCGACCGTCCGCTGCCCGAGGCGGCCGACGAGCACGCGGGTGGTGCCCCGGAGCTGCGGTGGTTCGACCTGCCCGAGGTATGCCTGCGCTGA
- a CDS encoding DUF445 domain-containing protein gives MASTGIRLDDAARRAGLRQMRMVATGLLVLMAVIYVLTHDRTGVWAYVNAGAEAGMIGAIADWFAVVALFRHPLGLPIPHTALVRRRKDDLGDSLEQFVSDNFLTAPVLREKILDAQVVRRLGAWVREPEHAERVVTEAVPFLVRAVERVDEEEIRVLVDDVILPRVRREPLSPVAGHLLERVVEDGSHRGLVDLLARELHAWLALHQDRVESIVRSRAPSWAPTWVNDQVTRRVYTEVLRWAKDVKDDPQHNVRHALDAYLADLGRDLQHDPRTQERFESLKDRVLEHPQVSATGVALGETLLSSVLVALEDPRSALRARMSAALESLGRQLVEDERLQARLDAWTADTVVDLVQRYGPEITSVISGTIRRWDAQEASDKIELHVGRDLQFIRLNGTVVGALVGVTIHALSQLL, from the coding sequence GTGGCGAGCACCGGCATACGCCTCGACGACGCCGCGCGCCGTGCCGGGCTGCGGCAGATGCGGATGGTCGCCACCGGGCTCCTCGTCCTCATGGCGGTCATCTACGTGCTCACCCACGACCGGACCGGCGTGTGGGCCTACGTCAACGCCGGTGCCGAGGCGGGCATGATCGGGGCGATCGCCGACTGGTTCGCCGTCGTGGCCCTCTTCCGCCACCCGCTCGGGCTGCCGATCCCGCACACCGCCCTCGTGCGTCGCCGCAAGGACGACCTGGGCGACAGCCTGGAGCAGTTCGTCAGCGACAACTTCCTCACCGCGCCCGTGCTGCGCGAGAAGATCCTCGACGCGCAGGTCGTGCGGCGCCTGGGGGCGTGGGTGCGCGAGCCCGAGCACGCGGAGCGGGTCGTCACCGAGGCGGTGCCCTTCCTCGTCCGCGCGGTCGAGCGGGTGGACGAGGAGGAGATCCGGGTCCTCGTCGACGACGTCATCCTGCCGCGGGTGCGCCGCGAGCCGCTGTCGCCGGTGGCCGGCCACCTGCTGGAGCGGGTCGTCGAGGACGGCTCGCACCGGGGCCTGGTCGACCTGCTCGCCCGCGAGCTGCACGCCTGGCTGGCCCTGCACCAGGACCGGGTGGAGTCGATCGTGCGCTCGCGCGCCCCCTCCTGGGCCCCGACCTGGGTCAACGACCAGGTCACCCGGCGGGTCTACACCGAGGTGCTGCGCTGGGCCAAGGACGTCAAGGACGACCCCCAGCACAACGTGCGGCACGCGCTCGACGCCTACCTCGCCGACCTCGGCCGGGACCTGCAGCACGACCCGCGCACCCAGGAGCGCTTCGAGTCCCTGAAGGACCGCGTGCTCGAGCATCCCCAGGTGAGTGCCACCGGCGTCGCGCTCGGCGAGACGCTGCTCAGCTCGGTCCTCGTCGCGCTGGAGGACCCGCGCAGCGCCCTGCGCGCCCGCATGTCCGCAGCCCTGGAGTCGCTCGGGCGCCAGCTGGTCGAGGACGAGCGGCTGCAGGCCAGGCTCGACGCCTGGACCGCCGACACCGTGGTCGACCTCGTCCAGCGATACGGCCCCGAGATCACCTCCGTCATCTCGGGGACGATCCGCCGCTGGGACGCCCAGGAGGCCTCGGACAAGATCGAGCTGCACGTGGGCCGCGACCTGCAGTTCATCAGGCTCAACGGCACGGTCGTCGGCGCGCTCGTCGGCGTGACCATCCACGCGCTCTCCCAGCTGCTCTGA